Sequence from the Zeugodacus cucurbitae isolate PBARC_wt_2022May chromosome 2, idZeuCucr1.2, whole genome shotgun sequence genome:
TGCCATATGAGGCGGAGTTTGGTGCAGAAGGCAGTTTTCGTCAATTAATTGtcgattaaaattatttcaaatatttttaaatatttttatctccacacatatatatttattcatgcaAATCTGGTGTTGGTTCATTATAAACATAAACTTTTGAGTCATTGGCAGCCAGCTTCCGTTAATTGgcgctatatataatatatattaattaaatatctaTTTACTAAATGTTTGTGTCacagtaaataaatttgatcaataaaaacgtaaaaaaaacacatttatgcatatgaaaatacaAGTAACTATCGAGGTATTTATTATACCGTTATTTTGCTTAAACTGAGTGCATAGTTAAACCTGAAAGACATTTATCCAATTTGTGATGGAACTCTGGACTTCATGCATATCATTTTGAACACAAAATCGTGGTTAAAACGTGTTCGAGATTGTCCAAAGTGTTTTAGTTATCGAAGTTTTGGTACTGCAACATGCTAATAAAGGTACATAATAGCAATACAGAGGTTAGGTCATTAAATTTAAGTACTCAAAAAATTTGTCAGGAAAATGCCTGCTTTAATTCATAACCTAATCCTTTGCACCACTATGTACCCAGCCTTAGGCGTCACTTCTAATGGGGGTAAGTGTGAAAGCTTATCAATGCAAAGAGTTCCATCAATTGGCGACGTCGATATCATGCAGATAAGATTAGAGAAATCACCACACCACAACCATTAAAACTGGCATTTCTACGCCTACATATTCGTACAATATTGACATATTGGCTTCAAGGTGGCAGTATAGTTTTAGTCGCGCGGAAGTAATAACACCTGAGCGTAGTAACACTTCGATTatgagtaaaataaatttacgtCAACTCGACCCGGCGCTTCGTGAATTGGCGCGCACAAATTGCAATGAAAATGCTGAGACCGTAGTTGATCAAATCGAAGTCATACAAGAATGGATTAGAAAGTCTCCACATCTGAAAGCGTCGAATAATCCCCATTTGATTTTGGCCTTCCTGCGTCGGTGTCATTTCAGTCTCGAGGAAACAAAGAAACGTATCGATGATTATTATGCGTTAAAGAATGCATTTCATGAGGTGTTGTGTGAACGTGAATTGAGTGAAGAGTTATTAGAGTTCTATCGCACTGGGTGAGTTTGAGATAATGGTCACAGTATAGAATGTGTAAAACGAATGTCGGATATTGCAAAAAaccctttttttgttttgtgctatAGTCTTTGGTATTCCGTGTAAGCCGAAATATTAGTAAAAtcaagaatattatttttttatggttttcgaaatttttatgaatgattaaagttaaaatctgtaaaaatcACTTCTCTCTGACCGAGAAAActcaaatgaaaattgtattaacTCGTACatctaataattaaaaattaatcttatGACTTGTAAAATAAGAAAGAATAGTGACGCAAGACAGTTAAGGTCCTTACAGTTTGTGTTACTCACTTTGAAGTACCTCTGAGATAATTTTAGATAAACATATTAGTACACGTAAATATTTATGGTTGTTGGttgagttttttataaaaaaatcgctCTACCTAACCTGACCTTCCATTCCAGCATACACATTATACCCAACAAACCGATCGCACCCGATGGACCAGCTGTAATGATCTCGCAGTACTGCAAAATCGATTCGAAAAAATCAAATCCGCGTTTAGCATTTAAATTACTGTTTATACTCTTCGAGACATTGGCCATGGAGAGCGACAATGCCAGCATAGTGGGTCTAACATATATAATCGATTGTCGGGACGTTGGTGTCGATCTAATGATGCAATTTGATCCATTCCTCTTGAAGAAGGCCTACACGCTGGCGGAAAACTGTATGCCCTTAAAACTGAATGAAATCCATGTCATAAATATGAGACGCGAAGGTGTATCTGTCTTCAATTTCGTATCATCGTTTATGCCCAGTACATTGGCATTCAAGGTGCTTTATATTATTGTAGAGATATGTTGCAGaggttttaaaattgttttatttttattttcgcatttaaagtttctggcGCACAAGAAGGCCGAGGATTTGTTCGAACACATTCCACGTGATGCGGTAACGGTCGAATATGGCGGCAGCAATGGCTACCTGGCCGAGGCGATTAAATCGTTTGAGCAGCAATTGGCGCAGCATAAGGAGCACTTCAAAGAAGATGGCAATTTCGGCACAAACGAAAAACTACGCATTGGACGTAAGAAAGAATGGGAAATGGGTGAATTAAGTGGAGTGAGTGGGTCTTTCAGAAAACTAGAATTGGATTAGTAATTTAAATAgtgttaaattaaacaaaaaatgttgttgtttatattatttataaataatttattagctAAAGAAATGTACAACTTAAAAGTAACAATTTTAAtctagttaaataaataaattcattaaaagataattaataaaataatctaaattattatatttactgtaAATAACTTATTGTTCTTTGGTCTTAATctcaaataagtaaatataaatattaaaattattaaatttattattctgtATAAACTTGTATccttcactatttttttttttttttgttaagcaACTTATATTCCTTTACATTCGAAGTAACGGTAGCCCCTTCAATGCAATTAATTGTCCACTTCAATTTCACGTTGTGCACTTTTGCTTAAAAGTCGCATTGAGCGATGAATGCGAGGAGCTCTGCGATGTATTGCTGCTAATACTTGCTGCCGACGGTGAGGGCGTCACTGGCACATTTTTCGCGGCAttatttacattgttgttgctgctaccaCAACTGCTAACtccactgctgctgctactactCGTCTTACAAATGTTGTTGGTGGacgcattattattgtttttgttatttcccGACGGCGCTGTTGGCGTGTTCTGCGTTGTAGTTCGACTGATATTTTGCACGATCAAATTCAGACAATCCAAACTGGAACCGTTCGCGGCCGATGAATCGAATTCTGTAAAAAATGTGAACGTTGGTTTgagaataatacaaaatttgaaaaaaaaacagactagacttgtaagtattttttccacaaatatttgcataaaaaagacAGTCTGCAAAATCTTAAAGTTGTGattgtatgaaatatgaaatatctaTGTAATTTTGTCATGCAAAGAGTAATGAATATATATGATTCGATTCCATTACTAAGTTCCACTTAAGGACTATACACTAAAAAGCTAACAGTCGGCACATACGAGGGCCTGTCAAATCTATCGGTCGGAGAAGaaacatttgaatttaaagttattatttatcattttaaaatGAAGAGTTATTTTCCAAGATAGTTATTATCCATAACATAGCTTCTATCAGAATATCagatttatttgcaaataatatCACAGTTTTATAATATAGTCCAGTCCTTCATTTCACTAaaagccaaatttcatcacgTCATATTTCCGATCAAAAAAAGCTTCACTACAATTTCTATATTGTGTCTTGTTTAGGATTTTCTAGTtcctaattaattatttacaatacTGAAGGTTGCCGCTATGAATGTTACACATTTGGTTTCGAAAACTATTATCACTGTTAGTGGGCTTTCAAATACTGTTTAATACCACTTCGAACCAGTTTGAGGGTCGTTTCCTTTATTTGTATATCTACAGTATTAACCGTCTGCACGTCTATATGTTTATTGCAGTTTGAggagtatttatatttattctatgGCAACAAAGTGTAATTTAACTGATAAgagaatgtatatatacaaatatatatacataaatatttggctGAGAATATCAAGAAACATGACTTTCGCTTCGGTCGTAACACCTGTTGTGCCTTATCTAATAATTGTGTCAATTTCATACATGtatgcatattaaaaaaaagaaagtctGAGAAGTACGCACGAGTATAGGGTGAGACAATTAGGTAACTAAGCTTTAATTTGGttgattggttggttggttggttgaaaagggacgCAAACAGAGTCTGGCCACACCTTAGCCAATATTAGAACCATTGTAAGTTTTAACTTAATtgactataaataaaaattagatacAGAGGCTTCTACAATaaaacttttaaacaaaaaatattttaattttaatattaatgatggaaattcaaaaatatttacttattaaatttgtatgtattatatattcgtattactaataaaagtatatattaatattcaagGCTCTAATTCAACCAATTTTTCAAAGAAACAATACTCTGGGAAGTCACTTTCAAGAACGATGaataaaaatcatcgaaatatGCACCCTGTGCCGCTTTCAATTAGTGTCTAATAAATTATCGATAACCCTTAGATTAAACATTTATAACCGAAATTTCAACGACTAAATTTAAGAGGCATATCCGAGTCTAATTATTGACTAGTGCtatcataaaatataaacagtaTTAATAGAACAGAAAAGTTTTAATTTGGGTGCAAATCTATTGAACTTTAATCTGATAACCGTTTAAGAGTTAATAGTAAATCAAGATTTATCAGCACCACAGTGCATAACGATAAGACTGTATTGAAGATAATTcgcaaattttgcaaaatattaaacatttctacaaaaaaccatatttttgcaaacaattttttgtttttgttaaaagaaCCGATAACTCAACCAGTATCCTACATTTGCACTTTTCAGACCAGATTTTATGCTCACTGTagtgtatatttaaaaacacatacgaggtatgttcaaaaaataacgggaatttctgtttaaaaataacaatatttattcatttgcctatattaatgttgtcgccttcaaattagactccattcgatattatgcacttatgcctgCTCTTCTTCTAATCGTCAAAACActtcttaaactcgattttttggaATAGCCTTTGGTTTTTTCAGTGATTTCTAGTATGCTTGCACAAGATAGCTATTTAAGGTTCATTT
This genomic interval carries:
- the LOC105220726 gene encoding alpha-tocopherol transfer protein-like; its protein translation is MSKINLRQLDPALRELARTNCNENAETVVDQIEVIQEWIRKSPHLKASNNPHLILAFLRRCHFSLEETKKRIDDYYALKNAFHEVLCERELSEELLEFYRTGIHIIPNKPIAPDGPAVMISQYCKIDSKKSNPRLAFKLLFILFETLAMESDNASIVGLTYIIDCRDVGVDLMMQFDPFLLKKAYTLAENCMPLKLNEIHVINMRREGVSVFNFVSSFMPSTLAFKFLAHKKAEDLFEHIPRDAVTVEYGGSNGYLAEAIKSFEQQLAQHKEHFKEDGNFGTNEKLRIGRKKEWEMGELSGVSGSFRKLELD